In Drosophila teissieri strain GT53w chromosome 2R, Prin_Dtei_1.1, whole genome shotgun sequence, the following proteins share a genomic window:
- the LOC122613373 gene encoding uncharacterized protein LOC122613373 has translation MCKRKSPILWILGGIAFVFILIGLLRHVFKISTYDIILLTPVVVFIGIAFAIKVMSDVEYIHLALLSICVIPICCAFVFVLKINTLLKDWNSFEIFKKIAHILHLTFLIGKQMYYCKTNI, from the exons atgtgtaaaagaAAATCGCCTATTTTATGGATTCTGGGAGGTATTGCTTTCGTATTCATTTTGATAGGACTGCTGCGACATG TGTTTAAGATCAGCACATACGATATTATTTTGCTTACTCCGGTTGTTGTTTTCATTGGCATTGCCTTTGCAATAAAAGTTATGTCGGATGTG GAGTACATACATTTAGCTTTGCTCTCTATTTGTGTCATACCCATATGCTGTGCCTTCGTATTTGTGTTGAAGATAAACACTCTGCTCAAGGATTGGAattcttttgaaatatttaagaaaatcgCTCACATTTTGCACCTAACGTTTTTAATTGGTAAGCAAATGTATTATTGTAAAACAAATATCTAA
- the LOC122614653 gene encoding dynein light chain roadblock-type 1 — protein MQDAETDPKRTKSYVEEVFRKVEAKPGVEDILIMNHSGVPVKTSMDRQDGLQYACLYDNLREKCQAFLSKMEPAQNLTQLRVRTKFHEVLITPDAKITVLVVQNAKDTFINIKG, from the exons ATGCAGGATGCAGAGACAGAT CCAAAGCGAACCAAAAGCTACGTGGAGGAGGTATTCCGCAAAGTGGAGGCGAAACCCGGCGTGGAGGACATACTGATCATGAATCACTCGGGTGTGCCGGTCAAGACCTCGATGGATCGCCAGGATGGCCTGCAGTACGCCTGTCTGTATGACAATTTGCGGGAGAAGTGCCAGGCATTCCTCTCCAAAATGGAGCCAGCTCAAAATTTAACTCAATTGAGAGTGCGTACCAAGTTCCACGAGGTGCTCATTACGCCAGATGCCAAGATCACCGTTTTGGTGGTTCAGAATGCCAAGGATACTTTTATTAACATCAAGGGTTAG